One genomic window of Bradyrhizobium sp. CCGE-LA001 includes the following:
- a CDS encoding flavin monoamine oxidase family protein: MTITRRSFLSASAALAAMPVLRATAAPLPREADIVVIGAGAAGIAAARRIMAAGRKVVVVEAAGEIGGRCITDSRTFDVPFDRGARWMHNPDTNPMIRLARSAGLDVLPAPSGQKMRIGRRNARAGETEEFLAALVRANRAIDEAARGKLDTSCASVLPKDLGDWAGAAEFMLGAGFAGKDLKELSAIDKARAQDRTGAIACRQGLGTLITKLGEQAPVALATPASRIVWSNRDVAVETPSGKIAARAAIVTVSTNVLMSGAIKFAPDIPKRTLDAASKLTLGSYDHIVLQLPGNPLGLARDDILIEQSNSTRTALMFANIGGSWLCSIDVGGSFGRDLSEQGEKAMTAFAKEWITKLFGSEAAAAVQKTSATRWNASPYVMGAMSASSPGGQLSRRALAEPIGNVFLAGEATHETLWGTVDGAWESGERAADSALRKIGALKSDPADLPTQSTKKRRAPRQN, translated from the coding sequence ATGACAATCACGCGCCGCAGTTTCCTTTCGGCGTCGGCGGCCCTTGCCGCGATGCCGGTCCTGCGCGCAACCGCGGCGCCCCTGCCGCGCGAGGCCGATATCGTCGTGATTGGTGCGGGGGCCGCGGGAATTGCGGCGGCGCGGCGGATCATGGCGGCGGGTCGCAAGGTCGTGGTGGTGGAAGCCGCAGGCGAGATCGGCGGGCGCTGCATCACGGATAGCAGGACCTTCGACGTGCCGTTCGACCGCGGCGCGCGCTGGATGCACAATCCCGACACCAATCCGATGATTCGGCTGGCGCGCAGCGCGGGTCTCGATGTGCTGCCGGCGCCCTCGGGCCAGAAGATGCGCATCGGCCGCCGCAACGCCCGCGCCGGCGAGACCGAGGAATTTCTGGCCGCTCTAGTCCGCGCCAACCGCGCCATCGACGAGGCCGCACGCGGCAAGCTGGATACTTCCTGCGCCTCAGTGCTGCCGAAGGATCTCGGTGACTGGGCCGGCGCAGCCGAATTCATGCTGGGCGCTGGCTTTGCCGGCAAGGATCTGAAGGAGCTGTCAGCGATCGACAAGGCCCGCGCGCAGGACCGCACCGGCGCGATCGCGTGCCGCCAGGGCTTGGGGACCTTGATCACGAAGCTCGGCGAGCAGGCGCCGGTGGCGCTGGCGACGCCGGCGAGCCGGATCGTCTGGAGCAATCGCGACGTCGCCGTGGAGACGCCCAGCGGCAAGATCGCTGCCCGCGCCGCCATCGTCACGGTCTCGACCAACGTGCTGATGTCGGGCGCAATCAAGTTCGCGCCCGACATTCCCAAGCGCACGCTCGATGCGGCATCGAAGCTCACCCTCGGCAGCTACGATCACATCGTGCTGCAATTGCCGGGCAATCCGCTCGGGCTCGCGCGCGACGACATTCTCATCGAGCAGAGCAATTCGACGCGCACCGCGCTGATGTTCGCCAATATCGGCGGCTCCTGGCTGTGCTCGATCGATGTCGGCGGCTCGTTCGGCCGCGATCTCTCCGAGCAGGGCGAGAAGGCGATGACGGCCTTCGCCAAGGAATGGATCACGAAGCTGTTCGGCAGCGAGGCTGCGGCCGCCGTGCAGAAGACCAGTGCGACGCGCTGGAATGCCTCGCCCTATGTCATGGGCGCGATGTCGGCGTCTTCGCCCGGCGGCCAGCTCTCGCGAAGGGCTTTGGCGGAGCCGATCGGCAACGTGTTCCTCGCCGGCGAAGCGACGCACGAGACGCTCTGGGGTACCGTCGATGGCGCCTGGGAGAGCGGCGAACGCGCGGCGGATTCAGCCTTGCGCAAGATCGGCGCGCTCAAATCCGATCCGGCGGACCTGCCTACACAGTCGACGAAGAAGCGGCGGGCGCCGCGGCAGAATTGA
- a CDS encoding sulfite exporter TauE/SafE family protein → MSLTDFLPKDVSLTIAMALCAVAFVSGTARGFSGFGSALIFMPLASSIAAPRLVAALLLVIDFVAAAPLLPDAWRKADRKATAVIVLGALIGVPVGTYFLSVLEPVTTRWIISCFVAALLLLLLSGWRYRGKDHAWLSVGIGGLSGFCSGLAQTGGPPIVGYWLGRPIAPIVARANIVLFFGASDFFSMVSYATTGLISRESLVLSLIVGPVYALGVAFGASLFGRASEKVFRGICYALIATAVIAGLPVLDGILR, encoded by the coding sequence ATGAGTCTTACCGACTTTCTTCCGAAGGACGTCAGCCTCACCATTGCGATGGCGCTCTGCGCCGTCGCTTTCGTTTCAGGCACCGCGCGCGGCTTCTCCGGCTTCGGCTCGGCGCTGATCTTCATGCCGCTGGCGAGCAGCATCGCGGCGCCGCGGCTGGTTGCCGCCCTGCTGCTCGTGATCGATTTCGTCGCGGCCGCGCCGCTGTTGCCCGATGCGTGGCGCAAGGCGGACCGCAAAGCCACCGCCGTGATCGTGCTGGGCGCCCTGATCGGCGTGCCTGTCGGGACCTATTTCCTCAGCGTGCTCGAGCCCGTCACCACGCGCTGGATCATCTCCTGCTTCGTCGCGGCGCTGCTGCTGCTGCTGCTGTCGGGCTGGCGCTATCGCGGCAAGGACCACGCCTGGCTCTCGGTCGGCATCGGCGGCCTCTCGGGCTTTTGCAGCGGCCTGGCGCAGACCGGCGGCCCACCGATCGTCGGCTATTGGCTCGGCCGCCCGATCGCCCCGATCGTCGCGCGTGCCAACATCGTGCTGTTCTTCGGCGCGTCGGATTTCTTCTCGATGGTCAGCTACGCCACCACGGGCCTGATCTCCCGGGAGTCGCTCGTGCTGTCACTGATCGTCGGCCCGGTCTATGCGCTCGGCGTGGCGTTCGGCGCGTCACTGTTCGGCCGTGCCAGCGAGAAGGTGTTTCGCGGCATCTGCTACGCGCTGATCGCGACGGCCGTGATCGCCGGGCTGCCCGTGCTGGACGGGATTTTGCGGTAG
- the rpmI gene encoding 50S ribosomal protein L35 encodes MPKLKTKSGAKKRFKVTATGKVMHAQRGKRHGMIKRTKKQIRQLRGTRVLFKTDGDNVKKYFLPNA; translated from the coding sequence ATGCCCAAGCTGAAGACCAAATCGGGCGCTAAAAAGCGCTTCAAGGTGACTGCCACCGGCAAAGTGATGCACGCCCAGCGTGGCAAGCGTCACGGCATGATCAAGCGGACGAAGAAGCAGATCCGTCAGCTCCGCGGCACCCGCGTGCTGTTCAAGACCGACGGCGACAACGTCAAGAAGTACTTCTTGCCGAACGCCTGA
- the rplT gene encoding 50S ribosomal protein L20 — MSRVKRGVTAHAKHKKVYKAAKGFYGRRKNTIRAAKPAVEKAMQYAFRDRKRKKRTFRALWIQRINAAVRPFGLTYSKFIDGMAKSGITVDRKVLSDLAINEPASFQAIAEKAKAALAA; from the coding sequence ATGTCTCGCGTCAAACGCGGTGTGACCGCCCACGCCAAGCACAAGAAAGTCTACAAGGCCGCCAAGGGCTTCTATGGCCGCCGCAAGAACACCATCCGCGCCGCCAAGCCGGCCGTCGAGAAGGCGATGCAATATGCCTTCCGTGACCGCAAGCGCAAGAAGCGCACCTTCCGCGCGCTCTGGATCCAGCGCATCAACGCTGCCGTCCGTCCGTTCGGCCTGACCTACAGCAAGTTTATCGACGGCATGGCCAAGTCGGGCATCACCGTGGACCGCAAGGTGCTGTCGGATCTCGCGATCAACGAGCCTGCGTCGTTCCAGGCGATCGCCGAGAAGGCCAAGGCCGCGCTGGCGGCGTAA
- a CDS encoding YiiX/YebB-like N1pC/P60 family cysteine hydrolase, producing MGTVLDSVGKLIAAYLSKEVPGYEPFTPSDPEHLRGVVEAGDVLLVEGNNRISGIIKYLTQSTWSHAALYVGPIEGAEEADGEPHVLIEANIGEGVTSAPLSKYFPYHTRLCRPVGLSYEDRTTVCRYAINRIGFGYDTKNIVDLMRYLFPLPIPQRWRRRMIALGSGDPTKIICSALIAQAFDAVRYPILPKITKAGSRAARREILHIRDSSLYMPRDFDISPYFEVVKPTIVHGFDYTALHWADKQKPLEEVAGTFSVFPETLRAPPLVPEAIDEETPAEVPVEEVGAQPATASVACSEHFVLLSELAMHRARMREIAA from the coding sequence ATGGGGACGGTCCTGGACTCAGTCGGCAAGCTGATTGCCGCGTACCTCTCGAAGGAGGTGCCGGGCTACGAGCCGTTCACGCCGAGCGACCCGGAGCACCTGCGCGGCGTCGTCGAGGCCGGCGACGTGCTGCTGGTCGAAGGCAACAACCGCATCTCCGGCATCATCAAATATCTGACGCAGTCGACCTGGTCGCATGCGGCGCTCTATGTCGGTCCGATCGAGGGCGCGGAAGAGGCCGATGGCGAACCGCATGTGCTGATCGAGGCCAATATCGGCGAAGGCGTCACCTCCGCGCCGCTGTCGAAATATTTCCCCTATCACACCCGCCTCTGCCGCCCGGTCGGGCTGTCCTATGAGGACCGCACCACGGTCTGCCGCTATGCCATCAACCGCATCGGCTTCGGCTACGACACCAAGAACATCGTCGACCTCATGCGCTACCTGTTCCCGCTGCCGATACCGCAACGCTGGCGGCGCCGCATGATCGCGCTCGGCTCGGGCGACCCGACCAAGATCATCTGCTCGGCCTTGATCGCGCAGGCGTTCGACGCCGTGCGCTATCCGATCCTGCCGAAGATTACCAAGGCCGGCAGCCGCGCCGCCCGCCGCGAGATCCTGCACATCCGCGATTCCTCGCTCTACATGCCCCGCGACTTCGACATCTCGCCCTATTTCGAAGTCGTCAAACCCACCATCGTGCACGGCTTCGACTACACAGCCTTGCACTGGGCCGACAAGCAAAAGCCGCTCGAGGAGGTAGCGGGCACATTCAGTGTGTTTCCAGAAACGCTCCGTGCGCCGCCGCTCGTTCCTGAGGCGATTGACGAAGAAACGCCGGCAGAGGTTCCGGTTGAAGAAGTAGGCGCGCAGCCCGCGACGGCTTCGGTCGCATGCTCCGAGCATTTCGTGCTGCTGAGCGAGCTCGCGATGCACCGCGCGCGGATGCGGGAGATCGCGGCTTAA
- a CDS encoding metal-sensitive transcriptional regulator translates to MRKDIKASVGKRLGRIEGQVRGLSKMVEEDRYCIDIVTQISAVRAALRRVEEEVLKDHVAHCVEHAIASGDKADQREKIAELMAVIGRAER, encoded by the coding sequence ATGCGCAAGGACATCAAGGCATCTGTGGGAAAACGTCTCGGCCGGATCGAGGGCCAGGTTCGCGGCCTGTCGAAAATGGTGGAGGAAGACCGCTACTGCATCGACATCGTCACGCAGATCTCGGCGGTGCGCGCCGCGCTGCGCCGGGTCGAGGAGGAGGTCCTGAAGGACCACGTCGCCCATTGCGTCGAGCACGCCATCGCGAGCGGCGACAAGGCCGATCAACGCGAGAAGATCGCGGAGCTGATGGCGGTGATCGGACGGGCGGAGCGGTAA
- the pheT gene encoding phenylalanine--tRNA ligase subunit beta yields MKFTLSWLKDHLDTDEPLEKLAEKLTMIGLEVENIEDKAKALKPFTIAKVISAEQHPNADRLRVCMVDTGDGGAPVQVVCGAPNARAGLVSVFSPPGTYIPGKDITLGVGTIRGVESRGMLCSAAELQISNDHDGIMELPADAPIGTGYAEWAALGDPVVEINLTPNRQDCTGVHGIARDLAAADMGKFRDPTIKPIKGEFPCPVKVTVEDSTLCPGFALRLVRGVKNKPSPEWLQKRLTAIGLRPINALVDITNFMTFDRARPLHVFDAKKVTGNLVVRRAREGESLLALDGRTYNLDPSICVIADEHGVESLAGIMGGEASGCDDDTTDVLIESALWNEINIAQTGRKLGINSDARYRFERGVDPAFMVPGLELATKLVMEMCGGAPSETFVVGKTFGDDRLIEFPITEVKRLSGIEVPQIEMKRILNHLGFMMAGPGPVVKVAVPSWRSDVHGKADIVEEIVRIFGVDKVPMTPFERGEDARKPVLTPLQLRTRRARRALASRGMVEAVTWSFIAKPAAQLFGGGQRELEVANPIASDLSDMRPTLLAGLIAAAQANADRGFGDVVLFEVGQLFKGDRPQDQFMAASGVRRGLSSSEGLGRHWSGSAQADVFDVKADALAVLAAAGAPMQALQIVAGGPGWLHPGRSGTIQIGPQNVLGYFGEMHPRALEALGADGPLMVFEVILDRIPEAKKKPTRAKPLVELSAFQPVSRDFAFIVDRTVKAGDIVRAAQGVDKKLITGVNVFDVYEGKGIDDGKKSIAIAVTLQPREKTLTDQEIEAVGTKIVAEVTKKTGGVLRA; encoded by the coding sequence GTGAAATTCACCCTCTCCTGGCTGAAGGATCATCTCGACACCGACGAGCCGCTGGAAAAGCTCGCCGAGAAGCTCACCATGATCGGGCTCGAGGTCGAGAACATCGAGGACAAGGCGAAGGCGCTCAAGCCTTTCACCATCGCGAAGGTGATCTCGGCCGAGCAGCATCCCAACGCCGATCGCCTGCGGGTCTGCATGGTCGACACCGGCGACGGTGGCGCGCCGGTGCAGGTCGTGTGCGGCGCGCCGAATGCGCGCGCCGGCCTCGTCAGCGTCTTCTCGCCGCCGGGCACCTACATTCCCGGCAAGGACATCACGCTCGGTGTCGGCACCATTCGCGGCGTCGAGAGCCGCGGCATGCTCTGCTCGGCGGCGGAGCTGCAGATCTCCAACGACCATGACGGCATCATGGAATTGCCGGCGGACGCCCCGATCGGCACCGGCTATGCCGAATGGGCCGCGCTCGGCGATCCCGTGGTCGAGATCAATCTGACACCGAACCGGCAGGACTGCACCGGCGTGCACGGCATCGCGCGCGATCTTGCCGCGGCCGACATGGGCAAGTTCAGGGATCCCACCATCAAGCCGATCAAGGGCGAATTTCCGTGCCCGGTGAAGGTCACGGTCGAGGATTCCACGCTGTGCCCGGGCTTCGCGCTCCGCCTTGTGCGCGGTGTCAAGAACAAGCCGTCGCCGGAATGGCTGCAGAAGCGGCTGACCGCGATCGGGCTGCGCCCGATCAACGCACTGGTCGACATCACCAATTTCATGACCTTCGATCGCGCGCGGCCGCTGCACGTGTTCGATGCCAAGAAGGTGACGGGCAATCTCGTCGTGCGCCGCGCCCGCGAGGGCGAGAGCCTGCTCGCGCTCGACGGCCGCACCTACAATCTCGACCCCTCGATCTGCGTGATCGCCGACGAGCACGGCGTCGAGTCGCTCGCCGGCATCATGGGCGGCGAGGCCTCGGGCTGCGACGACGATACCACCGACGTGCTGATCGAATCGGCGCTGTGGAACGAGATCAACATCGCCCAGACCGGCCGCAAGCTCGGCATCAATTCGGACGCGCGCTACCGCTTCGAGCGCGGCGTCGATCCGGCCTTCATGGTGCCGGGCCTGGAGCTCGCGACCAAGCTGGTGATGGAGATGTGCGGTGGCGCGCCGTCCGAGACATTCGTGGTCGGCAAGACCTTCGGCGACGACCGCCTGATCGAATTCCCCATCACGGAGGTCAAGCGCCTGTCCGGCATCGAGGTGCCGCAAATCGAGATGAAGCGTATCCTGAACCATCTCGGCTTCATGATGGCGGGCCCCGGCCCAGTCGTGAAGGTGGCAGTGCCGTCCTGGCGCTCCGACGTGCACGGCAAGGCCGACATCGTCGAGGAGATCGTGCGCATCTTCGGCGTCGACAAGGTGCCGATGACGCCGTTCGAGCGCGGCGAGGATGCGCGCAAGCCGGTGCTGACCCCGCTCCAGCTCCGCACCCGCCGCGCGCGGCGGGCGCTCGCAAGCCGCGGCATGGTCGAGGCCGTGACGTGGTCGTTCATCGCAAAGCCTGCGGCCCAATTGTTCGGCGGCGGTCAGCGCGAGCTTGAAGTGGCCAACCCGATCGCCTCGGATCTGTCGGACATGCGCCCGACCCTGTTGGCCGGCCTGATCGCCGCGGCGCAGGCCAACGCCGATCGCGGCTTTGGCGATGTCGTGCTGTTCGAGGTCGGCCAATTGTTCAAGGGCGACCGCCCGCAGGATCAGTTCATGGCGGCGAGCGGCGTACGTCGCGGCCTTTCCTCCTCTGAAGGTCTGGGACGGCACTGGTCCGGCTCGGCGCAGGCCGACGTGTTCGACGTCAAGGCCGACGCACTAGCGGTGCTGGCTGCCGCCGGTGCGCCGATGCAGGCGCTGCAGATCGTCGCCGGCGGTCCCGGCTGGCTGCATCCGGGGCGCTCCGGCACGATCCAGATCGGCCCGCAAAACGTGCTCGGTTATTTCGGCGAGATGCATCCGCGTGCGCTGGAAGCGCTCGGCGCCGACGGCCCGCTGATGGTGTTCGAGGTGATCCTCGATCGCATTCCCGAGGCCAAGAAGAAGCCGACCCGCGCCAAGCCCCTGGTCGAGCTCTCGGCATTCCAGCCCGTCTCGCGCGACTTTGCCTTCATCGTCGACCGCACGGTGAAGGCGGGCGACATCGTGCGAGCCGCGCAGGGCGTCGACAAGAAGCTGATCACCGGCGTCAACGTCTTCGACGTCTACGAGGGCAAGGGCATCGATGACGGCAAGAAGTCGATCGCGATCGCGGTGACGCTCCAGCCCCGCGAGAAGACGCTGACGGACCAGGAGATCGAGGCCGTCGGCACCAAGATCGTGGCCGAGGTCACGAAGAAGACCGGCGGCGTCTTGCGAGCATGA
- a CDS encoding heavy metal translocating P-type ATPase produces MNDADQEHHHNGKTDSGCGCSAKTAPLAKPAASSCCGGHADHSGHAHHHGHDHGDAGGKVKDPVCGMTVDPATSKHRFEHHGETFHFCSAGCRTKFAADPAKYLAKDKAPEPEMPAGTIYTCPMHPEIRQVGPGSCPICGMALEPEVASLETGPNPELADMTRRFWIGGALALPAVVLEMGGHLAGPHSWIDQTLSNWIQLVFATPVVLWAGWPFFVRGWQSLVTRNLNMFTLIAMGTGVAYLYSIVGTVAPQIFPANFRGHEGAVAVYFEAAAVITVLVLLGQVLELRARDATSGAIKALLQLAPKTARRVDADGSEHEVEIDSLHAGDSLRVRPGEKVPVDGIILEGRSSLDESLVTGESMPVTKETGAKVIAGTLNQSGSFIMRADKVGRETLLSQIVQMVADAQRSRAPIQRLADQVAGWFVPTVIVVAMAAFAAWTWFGPEPRLAFGLVAAVSVLIIACPCALGLATPMSIMVGVGRGAQAGVLIKNAEALEQMEKIDTLVVDKTGTLTEGKPKVVSIVPAAGFAEDDILRMAASVERASEHPLADAIVRAAKEKQLTPGQVEQFDSPTGKGATGRVDGRTIVLGNARYLTSIGIDTKPLDTEAERLRGDGATVINMAVDGRLAGLFAIADPVKASTPEALKALAAEGIKVIMLTGDNRTTAEAVARRLGIAEVEAEVLPDQKSAVVTRLQKAGRSVAMAGDGVNDAPALAAAEVGIAMGTGTDVAMESAGVTLLKGDLTGIVRARKLSQATMSNIRQNLFFAFIYNAAGIPIAAGILYPAFGLLLSPIIAAAAMALSSVSVVGNALRLRATRL; encoded by the coding sequence ATGAACGACGCGGACCAAGAGCATCATCACAACGGGAAAACTGATTCCGGATGCGGCTGCTCAGCGAAAACGGCACCGCTCGCCAAGCCCGCGGCCTCGTCCTGCTGCGGCGGACATGCCGATCATTCCGGCCATGCCCACCATCACGGTCATGACCACGGTGATGCCGGAGGCAAGGTCAAGGACCCCGTCTGCGGCATGACGGTCGATCCTGCCACCTCGAAGCACCGGTTCGAGCATCACGGCGAGACCTTCCATTTCTGCTCGGCCGGATGCCGCACCAAGTTCGCTGCCGATCCCGCCAAATATCTCGCCAAGGACAAGGCGCCCGAGCCCGAGATGCCCGCGGGCACGATCTACACCTGCCCGATGCATCCGGAGATCCGCCAGGTTGGACCCGGCAGCTGCCCGATCTGCGGCATGGCACTCGAGCCGGAAGTGGCGAGCCTCGAGACCGGGCCCAATCCGGAGCTCGCCGACATGACGCGGCGGTTCTGGATCGGCGGCGCGCTGGCGCTGCCGGCGGTCGTACTGGAGATGGGCGGTCATCTCGCAGGACCGCACAGCTGGATCGATCAGACGCTCTCGAACTGGATCCAGCTGGTCTTCGCCACGCCCGTGGTCCTGTGGGCCGGCTGGCCCTTCTTCGTTCGCGGCTGGCAGTCGCTGGTGACGCGCAACCTCAACATGTTCACGCTGATCGCGATGGGCACGGGGGTCGCCTACCTCTACAGCATCGTCGGCACCGTCGCGCCGCAGATCTTCCCCGCCAATTTCCGCGGCCATGAGGGCGCAGTCGCCGTCTATTTCGAAGCGGCCGCCGTGATCACCGTGCTGGTGCTGCTCGGCCAGGTGCTGGAGCTGCGCGCCCGCGATGCGACATCGGGCGCGATCAAGGCGCTGCTGCAGCTCGCGCCGAAGACCGCGCGCCGTGTCGATGCCGATGGCAGCGAGCACGAAGTCGAGATCGACTCGCTTCATGCCGGGGATTCCCTGCGCGTCCGCCCCGGCGAGAAAGTGCCCGTCGACGGCATCATTCTCGAAGGCCGTTCCTCGCTCGACGAATCGTTGGTGACAGGCGAATCCATGCCGGTCACCAAGGAGACCGGGGCAAAGGTGATCGCAGGTACGCTCAACCAGTCCGGAAGCTTCATCATGCGCGCCGACAAGGTCGGGCGCGAAACGCTGCTGTCGCAGATCGTGCAGATGGTCGCGGACGCGCAGCGCTCGCGCGCGCCGATCCAGCGCCTCGCCGACCAGGTCGCCGGCTGGTTCGTGCCCACCGTGATCGTCGTCGCCATGGCTGCCTTCGCCGCGTGGACCTGGTTCGGGCCGGAACCGCGGCTGGCTTTCGGCCTGGTCGCGGCGGTGAGCGTTCTGATCATCGCCTGCCCCTGTGCGCTGGGCCTCGCGACCCCGATGTCGATCATGGTTGGTGTCGGGCGCGGCGCGCAGGCCGGCGTTCTGATCAAGAACGCCGAGGCGCTGGAGCAGATGGAGAAGATCGACACGCTGGTGGTCGACAAGACCGGCACGCTGACCGAGGGCAAGCCCAAGGTGGTGTCGATCGTCCCGGCCGCCGGCTTCGCCGAAGACGACATCCTTCGTATGGCGGCGAGCGTCGAGCGCGCGAGCGAGCATCCCCTGGCAGATGCCATCGTGCGCGCGGCGAAAGAGAAACAGCTCACGCCCGGTCAGGTCGAGCAATTCGATTCGCCGACCGGCAAGGGCGCAACCGGCAGGGTCGACGGCAGGACCATCGTGCTGGGCAATGCCAGATATCTGACGTCGATCGGCATCGACACCAAGCCGCTCGACACCGAGGCCGAACGGCTGCGCGGCGACGGCGCCACGGTGATCAACATGGCCGTCGACGGCCGGCTTGCCGGTCTGTTCGCGATCGCCGATCCGGTCAAGGCTTCGACGCCGGAGGCGCTGAAGGCGCTCGCGGCCGAAGGCATCAAGGTGATCATGCTGACCGGCGACAATCGCACGACGGCCGAGGCGGTGGCGCGCCGGCTCGGCATCGCCGAGGTCGAGGCCGAGGTGCTGCCGGACCAGAAGAGCGCGGTGGTCACCAGGCTGCAAAAGGCCGGCCGCAGCGTCGCAATGGCCGGCGACGGCGTCAACGACGCGCCGGCGCTGGCGGCAGCCGAGGTCGGCATCGCCATGGGCACCGGCACGGATGTGGCGATGGAGAGCGCGGGCGTGACGCTGCTCAAGGGCGACCTCACCGGCATCGTGCGGGCGCGAAAACTGTCGCAGGCGACCATGAGCAACATCCGCCAGAACCTGTTCTTCGCCTTCATCTACAACGCCGCCGGCATTCCGATCGCGGCCGGCATCCTCTATCCGGCGTTCGGCCTGCTCCTTTCGCCGATCATTGCCGCAGCAGCCATGGCGCTGTCCTCAGTGAGCGTGGTCGGGAATGCGCTGCGGCTGCGTGCGACGCGGCTGTGA
- the infC gene encoding translation initiation factor IF-3 codes for MRRPNKAPPAASKDGPRINDDIRNAQIQLIDQTGDNKGTVETVLAIRMAQEAGMDLVEISPNVSPPVCKIMDYGKYKYSAQKKAAEARKRQKTVEIKEIKLRPMIDDHDYDVKMRAMQRFFEEGDKVKITLRYRGREMAHQEIGTKLLDKIKTDVAELAKVEQDARFEGRQVVMVLAPR; via the coding sequence ATTCGCCGTCCTAATAAAGCTCCGCCCGCTGCCAGCAAAGACGGGCCGCGCATCAATGACGATATTCGCAATGCGCAGATCCAGCTGATCGATCAGACCGGTGACAATAAGGGCACGGTCGAGACCGTCTTGGCCATCCGGATGGCCCAGGAAGCTGGCATGGATCTGGTCGAGATTTCCCCGAATGTCAGCCCTCCCGTCTGCAAGATCATGGACTACGGGAAGTATAAATATTCGGCTCAGAAAAAGGCCGCCGAAGCCCGCAAGCGGCAGAAGACCGTCGAGATCAAGGAGATCAAGCTCCGCCCGATGATCGACGATCACGATTACGACGTGAAGATGCGCGCGATGCAGCGGTTCTTCGAAGAGGGCGACAAGGTCAAGATCACGCTGCGCTATCGCGGCCGCGAAATGGCGCACCAGGAGATCGGCACCAAGCTTCTGGACAAGATCAAGACCGACGTCGCCGAGCTCGCCAAGGTCGAGCAGGACGCACGGTTCGAAGGTCGCCAGGTGGTCATGGTGTTGGCACCGCGCTGA
- the pheS gene encoding phenylalanine--tRNA ligase subunit alpha: MTDLAQLQTQIIADIAAATDEAALEAVRVATLGKKGSISALLATLGKMSPDERKTQGAAINQAKDEVTGALAARRDVLKSAALDARLAAETVDVTLPLRDAAAEAGRIHPLSQVWDELTTIFADMGFSVAEGPDIETDDYNFTKLNFPEGHPAREMHDTFFFHPKEDGSRMLLRTHTSPVQVRTMLSQKPPIRVICPGRTYRIDSDATHTPQFHQVEGLVIDKTSHLGHLKWILHEFCKAFFEVDHINMRFRPSFFPFTEPSLEVDIQCRRDKGEIRFGEGEDWLEILGCGMVHPNVLRACGIDPDEYQGFAWGMGIDRIAMLKYGIADLRQLFDSDVRWLSHYGFKPLEVPTLAGGLSS; the protein is encoded by the coding sequence ATGACCGATCTTGCCCAGCTTCAAACCCAGATCATCGCCGACATCGCCGCGGCCACCGACGAGGCCGCGCTCGAGGCCGTGCGCGTCGCAACGCTCGGCAAGAAGGGCTCGATCTCAGCCTTGCTCGCAACGCTCGGCAAGATGTCGCCGGACGAGCGCAAGACGCAAGGCGCCGCGATCAACCAGGCCAAGGACGAGGTCACCGGAGCGCTCGCCGCACGGCGCGACGTGTTGAAGTCGGCCGCGCTCGATGCGCGGCTTGCCGCGGAGACCGTCGACGTTACCCTGCCGCTGCGCGATGCCGCGGCGGAGGCCGGCCGCATCCACCCGCTGAGCCAGGTCTGGGACGAGCTGACCACGATCTTCGCCGACATGGGCTTCTCGGTCGCCGAAGGTCCCGACATCGAGACCGACGATTACAATTTCACCAAGCTGAACTTCCCGGAAGGCCATCCGGCGCGCGAGATGCACGACACGTTCTTCTTCCATCCGAAGGAGGACGGCTCGCGCATGCTGCTGCGAACCCACACCTCGCCGGTGCAGGTGCGCACCATGCTGAGCCAGAAGCCGCCGATCCGCGTGATCTGCCCGGGCCGCACCTACCGCATCGATTCGGATGCGACCCACACGCCGCAATTCCACCAGGTCGAAGGCCTCGTCATCGACAAGACCTCGCATCTCGGCCACCTCAAATGGATCCTGCACGAGTTCTGCAAGGCGTTCTTCGAGGTCGATCACATCAACATGCGCTTCCGTCCCTCGTTCTTCCCGTTCACCGAGCCATCGCTGGAAGTCGACATCCAGTGTCGCCGCGACAAGGGCGAGATCCGCTTCGGCGAGGGCGAGGACTGGCTGGAGATCCTCGGCTGCGGCATGGTGCACCCGAACGTGCTGCGCGCCTGCGGCATCGATCCCGACGAGTATCAGGGCTTTGCCTGGGGCATGGGCATCGACCGCATCGCCATGCTGAAATACGGCATCGCCGATCTGCGCCAGCTGTTCGACAGCGACGTCCGCTGGCTGAGCCACTACGGCTTCAAGCCGCTCGAAGTGCCAACGCTTGCCGGAGGGCTGAGCTCGTGA